A genomic segment from Rhizoctonia solani chromosome 11, complete sequence encodes:
- a CDS encoding pectate lyase, with amino-acid sequence MVHISFATLTVIAGLLVPEPSSSTDVKFDAARTIKAGESFDGKNLRYHRGVTCGGQKEGGDKDAVFLLESGATLSQSSGTTTITGGGAKNADDKVIQHNGGGLVKIDSYCVQDFGKLYRSCGNCSTQVKREVQISNIIARNGKVLAGVNSNYGDVATIDTKTNSYTSVKSICNTYQGNDKSRSLLC; translated from the exons ATGGTTCATATCTCTTTCGCTACCTTGACCGTCATCGCCGGC CTGCTCGTTCCCGAACCATCTTCATCCACCGACGTCAAGTTCGATGCCGCTCGCACCATCAAGGCCGGCGAGTCCTTTGACG GCAAGAACCTCCGCTACCACCGCGGTGTCACATGCGGTGGCCAGAAGGAAGGTGGCGACAAGGATGCTGTCTTCCTGCTCGAGTCCGGCGCTACCCTATC GCAGAGCTCCGGTACGACCACCATCACCGGCGGAGGCGCCAAGAACGCCGACGACAAGGTCATTCAGCACAACGGGGGAG GTCTTGTCAAGATCGACTCGTACTGCGTCCAGGACTTCGGCAAGCTCTATCGATCGTGCGGCAACTGCAGCACGCAGGTGAAGCGCGAGGTGCAGATCAGCAACATCATCGCTCGCAACGGCAAGGTGCTCGCAGGCGTGAACTCGAACTACGGGGATGTAGCGACGATCGACACGAAGACGAACTCGTACACAAGCGTCAAGTCGATCTGCAACACGTACCAGGGCAACGACAAGAGCAGGAGCCTCCTATGCTGA
- a CDS encoding MYND Zn-finger protein, whose translation MDFEPLLEFLQPHLPPFVFHLLLNLASSLASTINTLSYALTHPSDPDSTEALKSLVPSLLSFLALYFTIVSVYRTIRSAINLVFFLVKWIGILSMLVLGFSYAMGGNAAESFGDLAARLHEFEAAYKEHAQPPKEGKTGPRSVWDHFDARDRDSKDSGKLWWKKDKDTTPQPRRSGTFMSRSHPTNGFGTLWLILGRTLVRNESSGLKRKE comes from the coding sequence ATGGATTTCGAACCGCTACTCGAGTTCTTACAACCTCATCTCCcaccttttgtttttcacTTGTTATTAAACCTGGCTTCCTCACTTGCCTCAACTATCAATACGCTTTCTTATGCTCTAACTCATCCTTCTGACCCCGACTCTACCGAGGCTCTGAAGTCGCTCGTGCCTTCGCTTTTATCATTCTTGGCCCTATACTTCACGATCGTGTCTGTCTATCGAACGATACGAAGTGCCATCAATCTAGTTTTTTTCTTGGTCAAGTGGATTGGTATATTGTCCATGCTAGTTCTCGGTTTCTCTTATGCTATGGGTGGCAATGCCGCAGAAAGCTTTGGTGATCTGGCTGCTCGGCTTCACGAATTTGAGGCCGCGTACAAAGAACATGCTCAACCTCCCAAAGAAGGAAAAACGGGCCCCCGGAGTGTCTGGGATCACTTCGACGCGCGTGACCGTGACAGCAAGGATAGCGGGAAGCTCTGGTGGAAAAAAGACAAGGATACAACTCCCCAGCCTCGACGTTCGGGTACGTTTATGAGCAGGTCTCATCCTACAAATGGGTTTGGGACGCTTTGGTTGATACTCGGGAGGACACTGGTTCGGAACGAGTCAAGCGGGCTAAAAAGAAAAGAGTAA